The following nucleotide sequence is from Sander vitreus isolate 19-12246 chromosome 3, sanVit1, whole genome shotgun sequence.
TACTGATATTGGTACTGGAACAACTCTAATGGAAACCATATTTTGTCTTGTCTATGTTTCTGTTGTTCGAAATGCCTTCTACAAAGTTTACTTTTGCTGACATTGACCAAACAGAATCTTTCAATGGGACCTTTTCATGATGAGGTCATTCTGCTGCTGTGGGtgtcctctgtatcaaaaaggATAAAAGAAGTCGCAACGAAGTTTCAGCTCAGTTAGGACAGATTCAGTCTGACTACAGAGGGTGTAAGCTCAAACTTACACAATGtcacaaatgttttattaataatTCGTAACCTGAACATTATGTTGAACTAAATAGTACATTGGGGGTTGTTTGTTAAAACTGTTTCCATGATAATGAATCTGTTTAGTATTACTACACTGGCTTATGTTCATGTGTGCTTGGTGTTTAAGTTGCACATTGTGCCAACCTAGTCCAAATTTAAACtagttacatacagtatagtttTACAAATGTAGAACAAAAGTTAACATAATTATTTCTTGGTGTGCACAGTCGTATTGTTATAAACCAAGGTGAGGACCATGATAAACTCTACACAGGTTTCATATTTCATACTTGCTGCCTATTTTGACACCGGGGGttttaaatacttatttttcttgcttattttgtctttatatgttttcataGTTTGTGCTAATGTTTTGCTGATTGTGGTTATCTGTATGAACAGAAGCTTACATGAACCTATGTATCTTTTTCTGTGCAGCTTGtttgtaaatggactgtatggTAGTACAGGGTTGTTTCCATTCCTTCTGGTTCAGATCCTCTCTGACATTCACACTGTTTCTGCTCCcttctgtttcctgcagatttTTTGTGCACACTCTTATGGAGCTGTTGAATATTTAAACTTAGCCATCATGTCTTATGACAGATACCTTGCCATCTGTTATCCTCTACAATATAACACTCGTATGACATCTAAAAAGATAGCTGTGCTTATTGCCGTAACATGGTTATATCCTTGTTTTGCAATGGTTGTTTTGCTgtctttgcgttctcctttacagCTCTGTGGGAACGTCATTAACAAAGTTTACTGTGATACACACTCTGTTGTGAAGCTGGCCTGCTCTGACACAAATGCAATTAACATTTATGGACTCATTGCAACTTTTAGCACAATCTCTGTGTCTTTACTGTTAATCCTTTACACTTACATGAGGATacttaaagtgtgtttttctggTTCTAAACAGACCAGACAGAAAGCTGTCAGTACCTGCACACCTCACCTCGCTTCTCTGATCAACTTTTCTTTTGGAGCTTGCTTTGAAGTATTACAGAGCAGGTTTAATATGAGCAGTTTACCCAATATGTTGCGCATTTTTCTGTCATTGTATTTTCTTACATGCCCGCCACTTTTCAACCCTGTACTGTACGGCCTGCAAATGTCTAAAATCCGTGTCATATGTAAAAGTCTTATATCAAAAGCAGTCTATTAATCTAAAATGCTCAAACAGGTTTTcttatttgaaaaatataatgggactgtttattttattgtagaACTGTGCACTGTATATAATGTGACAAATAAAGTTAACTAAACCTTTTCAACCTGTTTTTACTGTCAATACAGGAACAAAACATCCACAATACTCTTAATCTTACGTTTATAGAAATTGTAATGTACACCATATCATGTCAGAATAAGCTTTTCTAAGGTATTTACTATGAGACATGAAATCAAATTTACAATTACACCTAActgttaatattttttattgtattatatatctCTACTTGCCTATCTTAGACAGTTAACAATTCAGTCAAGAAGGCCTTTGGATTCACACGACTAATCCTTTTTCAGCACACACATTTGTACTAATGTTTGCACAAATCACAAGCATGTGACCTAAGCTATTATAATATATAGTGCTGCAAAGAtttatcgattagttgtcaactattaaattaatctccaaCTTTTTTGAGAATCTATTAATCAGTTTgaaccaatttttttttcaaaaatgatctgacgtcagcttgttaaatgtgaatattttctagtttcttctctcctctgtgacagtaaactgaatatctttgagttatggacaaaagaagacatttgaggacgtcatcttgggctttgggaaacactgaataataatccacagattaataaactatgaaaataattgttagttgcagccctagttcacAGAGTTATTTAGCTCTAACTTTTTAGAagcatacagtcaggtccataaatattgggacatcgacacaattctaatctttttggctctatacaccaccacaatggagttgaaatgaaacgaacaagatgtgctttaactgcagactttcagctttaatttgagggtatttacatccaaatcaggtgaacggtgtaggaattacaacagtttgtatatgtgcctcccactttctaagggaccaaaagtaatgggacaattggctgctcagctgttccatagccaggtgtgtgtttttccctcattatcccatttacaaggagcagataaaaggtccagagttcatttcaagtgtgctatttgcatttggaatctgttgctgtcaactctcaatatgagatccaaagagctgtcactatcagtaaagcaagccatcattaggctgaaaaatctaaacaaacccatcagagagatagcaaaaacattaggtgtggccaaatcaagaaaacaaatttaagaaaacattcttaaaaagaaagaacgacgcggtgagctcagcaacaccaaaagacccggaagaccacggaaaacaactgtggtggatgaccgaagaatactttccctggtgaagaaaacacccttcacaacagttggccagatcaagaacactctccaggaggtaggtgtatgtgtgtcaaagtcaacaatcaagagaagacttcaccagagtgaatacagagggttcactacaagatgtaaaccattggtgagcctcaaaaacaggaaggccagattagagtttgccaaacaacatctaaaaaagccttcacatttctggaacaacatcctatggacagatgagacaaagatcaacttgtaccagagtgatgggaagagaagagtatggagaaggaaaggaactgctcatgatccaaagcataccacctcatcagtgaagtatggtggtggtagtgtcatggcgtgggcatgtatggctgccaatggaactggttctcttatatttattgatgatgtgactgctgacaaaagcagcaggatgaattctgaagtgtttcgggcaatattatctgctcatattcagccaaatgcttcagaactcattggacggcgcttcacagtgcagatgcacaatgacccgaagcatactgcaaaagcaaccaaagaattttttaagggaaagaagtggaatgttatgcaatggccaagtcaatcacctgacctgaatccgattgagcatgcatttcacttgctgaagacaaaactgaagggaaaatgctccaagaacaagcaggaactgaagacagttgcagtagaggcctggcagagcatcaccagggatgaaacccagcgtctggtgatgtctatgccttccagacttcaggctggaattgaatgcaaaggatttgcaaccaagtattaaaaagtgaaagtttgatttatgattgctaatctgtcccattatttttggtcccttaaaaagtgggaggcacatatacaaactgttgtaattcctacaccgttcacctgatttggatgtaaataccctcaaattaaagctgaaagtctgcagttaaagcacatcttgttcgtttcatttcaaccccattgtggtggtgtatagagccaaaaagattagaattgtgtcaatgtcccaatatttatggacctgactgtatttccAGCTTGACTGTTATAAGAACTGTAATGGACACCAGGGCCTCTATTTTCTAAGGTGCGGGGCGCAAAGTGAAGTCAAGTGTGCCATGCCAAAGCATTACTTGGCTTCAGATCAGGCAGGCTGCTGATCATTCCATTTTCAGTTTATCTATTGTTATCCATATGAGCAGCTGAGACCAAGATGTTTTCAAACCATTGTTTGCTAATTATCTGCCAGAGGTTCGGTTGGTCATGTTGGTAGTTGATGTTATTGATAATGGGCAATTGAATCCACAAATGCGAAGAAAATCTGCACAAGAAATTGCTCAGCAAGATATAAGAGAAGAGCCTCAAATGCTATTGATTCAATAATTAGTTTTCTTAATGTTAGATCATTGTTGAATTGTTAGAACAATAAGTATTATAGttagacacatgcacacaaatgctGCGGGGTAGACCAGTCGTGTTTAATGCTGTGTTCACACCAAACGCAGAGTAAAATATTTGTTTGATGCGACTACATTCAAAGTCAATGCAAAGACTTGAATAGATgcaaattcactttttttaaatgggataTTTAATCCTCCCAGGTGTCCTGAACTAAACTGTAAAAGTCTTCCCAAAAGTCCTTCCCAAGTGTTCTAAATTATTCCTTAAGTATGCCCTTTTGTTCAATGGATACAGAGGAAGAATTGGGACATTTCCCTTCCCATGTATTAAAAAGTTGGAAATAGTTGGCCCCAAAATGCAAAGTTCCCTCCCGACCAGAGGCGGTCACTCCTAATGGTGttagtgatttatttatttattttatgtttttgaccATTATTCACAATTGTCAGCATTTTCTGCCTTTTTGTCATTCGAGCATCAGCCAGGACAATCTGTAATAATTTAGACAAAAGGGAATACATGCACGAACGCGAAATGTCAAAAAATCTTCCCATCTAcgtattcaattttatttacagtatcaaatcataacacacttaacagatagagtaggtctagaccacactctataatttacaaagacccaacaattccagtaattcccccaagagcaggCATTTAGTGGGACAGCGGTGAGGAAACACTTCCtattagggagaaacctggagtggtgaggaaaatgtagtggtgtgatgaacagtggcaataatagtcacaataaagataatggaacagtgactagaaatagtcgCTGTAGTTTAGaactttgtaggtcaggagaaggatttttcattcatttcatagcTGTCActgttgaaaagaaaatgtttgaatcaaaaattgaattgaaccaTAACCTTAAAATCgaaagtcaaatataattttggatttttcagaatcagaatcagaaaggtaCGTTCAAAAGGTCaaaagtacgttttttaacacatacaaggaatttgttttggtgttgttggtgcacatcacacattctctagatggaatattaaacaatataagtataggtataaacaatataagtataagtatatgtacacagtatgtattaaattaaaaataaagatagaaataaaaaaataaaataaagagcaaagagcattacagcagagagagaacagtggcatgaagagccaggggtggaggGTCAGGGTGGggtccgggccttgttaataaggctagtggcggaggggaaaaagctgttcatgtgacgtgaggttctggtcctgatggacctcagcctcctgccagagggggtggctcaaagagtttgtgtctggggtggggggggctcagccacaatctttccagcatgcTTCAGAGACCTgctggcgtaaaggtcctggagcagcggcagattgcagccaatcaccttctctgcatcATGACACCCCTAATCCAGAGTGTACCCAGCTTTTCAGCCAATGTGTGCTGTGATAGGTGACCTGAACCGCACACATAAAAAAGGACAAGGAAATATTGGGTATTGgtggaaattattatttttttttatcttcatgtTAATTTTTCTTGAACTGTCTTGAAAATTAGGGATGGGGCCCCACAATACAATCACGATACAGTTATCACGAGATGATACTAAGCTTAACATATTGTAATATTCTGCGATAAATTGCAATTAAttaccttttttaattttatttaaacgAGAACTGTGCTTTCCTTATTTCTTTCTCTGAACTTCCTTGTGAACGCTGACCTCGCCGTTAAAAAAACCCTCAATTGCACCATCTAGCggactgaaaaagcaattgattGTATTATTCTAGTAcccaaaaagttaaattctcatgtgcaatcccgggaagtggaacgtcgaggatatagactagcgtCCCCTTGActtgaaaataataaaagaagaatCCGTGTGTCCACTCAGTTTTACAAAAAAGCTGAATACAATAGCTGaaacagtttaaagtttgaatgatgTCTGTAGCTGTAGTATGCCGAAGTAGTAGCATTTCAAAGTGGAAAAAGCGTAATGATGATTTGAAGATTTCTCCATTGACTTTCAATTTAAATTTCATTTACACAAaggcttaatatttaaaaaaaaatgtaaatggtaGAAATAAGTTTAAGGTAAGCTCACATATCCTAGAAGAGATGAAAATGAAGGTATGCATACATAGTAGGCTGCCACAAAATGTTTGGAAGAATAACtaacagaaaatgtgtgtgtgtgaataattaGGGAATATTACCAAAGATGTATAAACCAAAAGTAGAATATTTCAAGATTTTCTGAAAAGCTGTCgctaaatgtgaaatgtgttatttttttcaagcATCACTTAGAAACAAGCACCTACTGCCACAAGGAGCAGGTGCTCTGATGATGAGGTCAGACTGCTGCTGTGGGCGTCTCCTCACTGGAAAAGGTTAAAAGACGCAGAAGCATAGTTTCAGCTCAGTTAGGACGGACTCACAGTCTGACAGAAGCAGATGAATGTTAGGATTCATAAACTGTTGTGTAATGTCTTACCTTTAGTATTACAACGCATACTTGAGGAGTGGTAAGTATGAGGAATTGAtttctctgctgtttgttgATTGAATACTGTTTGTGATCAATGCTTTATCTATACACAGTCTGAAGAAAGATTTAAAGGTTTAACTAAACTTTCAGAAATCctttaacaaaatgtaacaCGATGAAGTTATCTTGTACAATGTTATAATTTTTAGTTTTTCAGAGTCAGGAGGATCATGGTAAACGCTACGCAGGTTTCATTTTTCACACTAAGTGCCTATTTTGACACTGGGgttttcaaatatttatattCTATTATTATCATATCTTTACATATGTTAATAGTTTGTGCTAATCTTTTGCTGATTGTGGTTATCTGTATGAACAGAAGCTTACATGAACCTATGTACCTTTTTCTGGTCAGCCTGTTTGTAAATGAACTGTATGGTAGTACAGGGTTGTTTCCATTCCTTCTGGTTCAGATCCTCTCTGACATTCACACTGTTTCTGCTCCcttctgtttcctgcagatttATTGTGTGTATACTTATGGAGGCAGAGAATTTTGGACTTTAGCCATCATGTCTTATGACAGATACCTTGCTATCTGTTATCCTCTACAATATCACACTCGTATGACATCTAAAAAGATTGCCGTGCTTATTGCTCTAACATGGTTGTACTCTTTTCTTACCAATGCTTTGGTAGTGTTTGGTCTGACTGCTCCTTTACAGCTGTGTGGAAACATCATTAACAAAGTGTACTGTGACAATTATTCTGTTGTCAAACTGGCCTGCTCTGACACCACAGTGAACAACATTTTTGGACTTGTTCACTTATTTACAGTAAACATTAGTCTTATAATCTTAATACTTTTCTCTTACATGAGGATacttaaagtgtgtttttctggTTCTAAACAGACCAGACAGAAAGCTCTCAGTACCTGCACACCTCACCTTTTTTCCCTGCTGAATTTTTCTTGTGGAGCTTTCTTTGAAATAGTACAGAGCAGGTTTAATATGAACTATTTACCGAACATGTTGCGCATTATTCTGTCGTTGTACTGGCTTACATTCCAACCACTCATCAACCCTTTACTGTACGGACTGAAAATGTCCAAAATACACATTGTATGTAGACGTGTGCTCTTTGGGGGCAAAATGTAACTATAAATGTTATCTGACAACTAAGAGCTTTGCTTGtcataaatacaaatacatttattaaataagtTACCTTTGTCGGTACTTTTGCTTTTGCTGTGCCTCTGATATAGTTACTACTGTTTGAGTGCCTTTaactttgtttattttattattttcattgtttttgttttctttttgttatttctgtgttgtattttaactGTGTATTTATCTTTATGTTGCACTGAATAGCACCTTGTAAGCATAGTTTTGAAAGGTGCTTCATGAAGTTTACTTACTCACTTACTACAAATGTTATCTGACAACAATAGGCTTTGCTCatcatcaataaaaaaatacatttattgtgaCAAACTGTAACTGCGTGTTTTCCATCCAGCCACAACATGGCCTCAGACTTTCCTTCCGCTGATTCTGCTGACTTGATATCCTCGGGCAGATCGATCCAGAGACTGCAAGCGCTCTGTACCGGTTAATTTTCAGCCATGCCTCTGGAACAGACAACAGACCTCTGCCTGAGGATTTGAAAGTACATAGCAGCGTGTACAGTAGGCGGTCAGAGATATGCAAGGGTGTGAGGCCATAAGGAGCCTCAAAAGTGATcagtaaaatcttaaaatgtattctaatgGCCCAAATGCACTGAGTGCGATAGCTGATGCGCCTCAGTTGATGCTTCTATGGCGCACTCCAGGCATCAGATTTGAAGCCCAAACACCACAGAACCAGCAGTATTTTAGAAAAGGTTGCTATTTAGACAGAGGTTTTGTATGTTACAGATCCCCCTGTCTGTGAGGGCAGAAGACTTTCTCCCTTGACGGACAGGGTTGTATACCTCCGTAAGAGCAGCTGACGGGCGGTTTTTGGGCAtactatgaaaaaaaacagctttggtCACACTGCATCCTCATTTTGACGCTCCAAAATCGACGCACGTCAGACGCTTTCAGTGCGTTTGGGCCTTAAAACATACTGGCAGTGATGTGATCTGGTTAAACCCCTGACAGCTAAGTTCTGTACAGGCTGGAGTggagaaatacatttttggttCAAGCAAGTAAAGGAGGCTGTTGCAATAATCCGGTAGGGCTGTGTAGGGCTGGCGATACGATACATATCACGATACGTGGGTCACggttcaatatattgcaatatatttcgatactgtgcaaAAGGCAATATATTGGAATTTTTTtcaagtataattttagaaaaagtaatgtttaaaaaagacatgaagtcaaagaagtttactttaggtaaacaattcagtacacagaaaatcaaactgccagtttgggattgtggttcccaggttcttagtgagctaatgtttatatgctaaagtaggccaaagttcagccatagctacgttgttagcttctagcaaaaagtcaggcactgttaggcactgttaggaaCTGCttggcactgctaggcactgctaggcactgctaggcactgtcagggactgttaggcactgttagggactgttaggcactgttaggcactgtcagggactgttaggcactgtcagggactgttaggcactgttagggactgttaggcactgctaggcactgtcagGGACTGTTAGGGACTGTTAGGGactgctaggcactgtcagGGACTGTTAGGGACTGTTAGGGactgctaggcactgtcagggactgttaggcactgttagggaCTGTTAGGGactgctaggcactgtcagggactgttaggcactgttagggactgttaggcactgttagggcaCTGTTAGggactgttaggcactgctaggcactgtcagggactgttaggcactgttagggactgttaggcactgctaggcactgtcagGGACTGTTAGGGACTGTTAGggactgctaggcactgctagggaCTGTTAGggactgttaggcactgttagggaCTGTTAGggactgttaggcactgctaggcaaggacactagtggtgtgtctcagcatagccatctagcggtagggggtttaaacacaacataaacatgaaccactgtcttacatgaatatttttgcacgtaaactttaaaaaaaaaaggtgtttttgaaaatcgatacagtattgctaaataaaatatcgcaatactcacgtgtatcgatttttttcttttctacacCGCTATAATCCAGGCATTTAATTTGTATCATGAACTGTTCCACTGTTTTCCTTCCTAAACATCTATCTGCGTGAACCAGCTTTGAGCCAATCCTCCTTCCCTCTGGAGCCTCTTTCTTATCTTTCTACTCTCACGTCATCGAAGTGAATGGAGTGActgttagaaaatgtatatattcttGGGTGCCTCATTAAACttttagaacattgtgaactgaaccctgcttcgTGTCACTTTGTTCCCCAATGATCTCGTGactgctttcagaatcaactcacagaggttgagtcagaagaagaagacatgccTTTGTGTATCCCTGTTACCTCTCCACCTGCCCAGAAAGCTGCAGCATGGCGCCTCAATGGGGGTATGATTCGTAAATTATGATAAGACTCTTAGCAAGTGGTAGAACGTGCGAAAAGTAGCGAAGAGTAAAATGTATGACGGCTGTGAGGCCATTGCATATCCCGTATTCTCTCTTGTAATGTCAGTTAAGTacgataaaaataaatgaaggtGTGGGAGCGAGTCTCGCCCCGTTTCCAGTATAAATATTATGATTGACGATGGAATTGGTTGCAATACAAGACACAGCTGAAATCTTGCCAAATTGGTTAGGTTCGGTTACTAACCGCACACTTTCCTCATCGGCCCTCCAGATATTTAAATCAGCTCTTTTACATTCACCGTAACCCTATAATTGGTGTAAAAAAGTCCTTATTTAAACCCAAATCACAATGTTTTTCCTAAATGACTACCTACTTTTGTTACCTAAAGTTTTATTTGAATTCACAAAACAGCGTCATAGTGAAGCGTCATAGTGAAGCGTCATAGTGAAGCGTCATAGTTTTGCACGTAACATCAAGGGGTCCTAAAAGTGTCCATGTGACGAGTGGTGAATGAGAACGGGGCATAAAATGACACGCAGAAAGCTTAAAATGTATGACGTGACAAATGGAACACGCCGAAAGAGACTGTGAAGAGTAGAAGTACTGCCATgctgtacaatttacagcagaatTTCTCTGAGAATATCTTTTACTGTATATCCGAGATAAACTGGCAAGCTTTTTCTTAtgtcaaatatccaaatgttaGTTTTAAGCTGTCTGTAAGTTAAGATAACACACGTAACGTCGGTCCGACATAAC
It contains:
- the LOC144515942 gene encoding olfactory receptor 11A1-like, encoding MINSTQVSYFILAAYFDTGGFKYLFFLLILSLYVFIVCANVLLIVVICMNRSLHEPMYLFLCSLFVNGLYGSTGLFPFLLVQILSDIHTVSAPFCFLQIFCAHSYGAVEYLNLAIMSYDRYLAICYPLQYNTRMTSKKIAVLIAVTWLYPCFAMVVLLSLRSPLQLCGNVINKVYCDTHSVVKLACSDTNAINIYGLIATFSTISVSLLLILYTYMRILKVCFSGSKQTRQKAVSTCTPHLASLINFSFGACFEVLQSRFNMSSLPNMLRIFLSLYFLTCPPLFNPVLYGLQMSKIRVICKSLISKAVY
- the LOC144516021 gene encoding olfactory receptor 11A1-like, with product MVNATQVSFFTLSAYFDTGVFKYLYSIIIISLHMLIVCANLLLIVVICMNRSLHEPMYLFLVSLFVNELYGSTGLFPFLLVQILSDIHTVSAPFCFLQIYCVYTYGGREFWTLAIMSYDRYLAICYPLQYHTRMTSKKIAVLIALTWLYSFLTNALVVFGLTAPLQLCGNIINKVYCDNYSVVKLACSDTTVNNIFGLVHLFTVNISLIILILFSYMRILKVCFSGSKQTRQKALSTCTPHLFSLLNFSCGAFFEIVQSRFNMNYLPNMLRIILSLYWLTFQPLINPLLYGLKMSKIHIVCRRVLFGGKM